Proteins from a single region of Terriglobales bacterium:
- a CDS encoding pyridoxamine 5'-phosphate oxidase family protein, with protein sequence MNPTKRSELRRIPARGSHDWEMISEILDACFLAHIGFCVDGQPFVIPTLYGRDGRKLYLHGSAASRMVRELESGVPACLTVTLVDGLVLARSAFDHSMNYRSVVAFGTARTIFDQAQKIESLRVISEHLIAGRWDDVRSPSETELKATAVLEFSIEEASSKTRTGPPVDDESDYGRPVWAGVLPLAIQSGSPIPDDNLAQGVTVPDYVRLYRQRFNGHSGNSSERPILRKNFFTWRMFLVILALLITALVPGVVSAKAQQPSASVAPEARQSLDDAWWTGPMLAPSAATLPRGHFLIEPYLYDVTSPHSNGFGSLTYINYGLADRLTVGMIPIFGFNKINNGLNSSNVGVGDLTLQAQYGLTKFHDGGWIPTTSVAIQEALPTGKYDQLDDRPSDGLGSGAYTTTLALYSQTYFWLPNARILRMRFNVSAALSSNVNVRDVSVYGTEAGFRGHSEPGASFLVDASWEYSLTRRWVLASDATYRHNGNTLVIGNNILNRNGAQSSGIRTDSGSSEAFALAPAVEYSWKPNLGVLLGTRLILGGHRTATSITPAVAINFVY encoded by the coding sequence ATGAATCCAACAAAACGAAGTGAACTCCGCCGCATTCCTGCGAGGGGATCGCACGATTGGGAGATGATCAGCGAAATTCTTGACGCTTGCTTTCTCGCTCACATTGGATTTTGCGTCGATGGCCAGCCATTCGTCATTCCCACTTTGTACGGCCGAGATGGCAGAAAACTCTATCTGCACGGCTCCGCCGCAAGTCGCATGGTTCGCGAACTCGAGAGCGGCGTGCCGGCGTGCTTGACGGTCACGCTGGTCGATGGGCTGGTACTGGCACGATCTGCATTCGATCATTCGATGAACTACCGCTCGGTCGTTGCATTCGGAACCGCAAGAACAATCTTCGACCAGGCGCAAAAGATCGAGTCTTTGCGCGTCATCTCAGAACATCTCATTGCCGGCCGATGGGATGACGTCCGAAGTCCCAGCGAGACCGAGTTGAAGGCTACCGCGGTTTTGGAATTCTCGATCGAAGAGGCATCATCAAAAACCAGAACGGGACCACCCGTTGACGATGAGAGTGACTACGGACGACCAGTATGGGCAGGTGTATTGCCGCTTGCGATTCAATCCGGCTCGCCCATACCGGACGACAACTTAGCGCAAGGCGTCACAGTTCCCGACTATGTTCGGCTGTACAGACAACGATTCAACGGGCACAGTGGCAATTCAAGCGAAAGGCCAATTCTGCGCAAGAACTTCTTTACCTGGCGGATGTTCCTTGTAATCCTCGCGCTGTTGATCACGGCATTAGTGCCGGGCGTTGTGAGTGCGAAAGCCCAGCAGCCATCAGCGTCCGTTGCTCCTGAAGCACGCCAATCACTCGACGATGCCTGGTGGACTGGCCCTATGCTCGCGCCATCCGCAGCGACATTGCCGCGTGGACACTTTCTGATCGAGCCCTATCTGTACGACGTCACCAGCCCACATTCCAACGGCTTCGGTTCGCTCACATACATAAACTACGGGCTCGCCGACAGATTGACCGTCGGCATGATTCCCATTTTTGGATTCAACAAAATAAATAATGGACTCAACAGCTCAAATGTCGGAGTGGGAGATCTCACGCTGCAGGCTCAGTACGGGCTAACGAAGTTTCACGATGGCGGTTGGATCCCGACAACCTCGGTAGCAATTCAGGAAGCGCTACCCACCGGAAAATACGATCAGCTAGACGACCGGCCGAGCGACGGCCTTGGCAGCGGTGCATACACGACAACGCTGGCGCTCTATTCGCAAACCTACTTCTGGCTGCCGAATGCTCGCATTCTGCGCATGCGCTTCAATGTCTCGGCGGCGCTCTCAAGCAATGTGAACGTCAGAGACGTGAGTGTGTATGGAACTGAAGCAGGATTCCGTGGACACTCAGAACCGGGAGCTTCGTTCTTAGTCGACGCATCTTGGGAATACAGTCTGACGCGCCGGTGGGTACTAGCGTCCGATGCCACTTATCGCCACAACGGCAATACCTTGGTAATCGGAAACAATATTCTGAATCGCAACGGCGCGCAGTCATCCGGAATCCGGACCGACTCAGGTTCGAGCGAAGCATTTGCCCTTGCACCAGCCGTCGAATACAGTTGGAAGCCCAACCTCGGAGTTCTCCTCGGTACGCGCCTGATCCTAGGTGGGCACCGCACTGCAACGTCGATTACTCCGGCGGTTGCGATCAATTTTGTGTACTAA